In Bradyrhizobium guangdongense, the sequence CGTCTCGCTCGCACTCGTGCACGCGGTGCTGATCGGCGGCGCCGTCTTCATGCTGCTGCCCTTTGTCTTCATGCTGACGAGCGCGATCAAGCCGCCAGGCGAGATCTTCGAGGCGACGTTTCGGCTCTGGCCGCGTCAGTTCTATGGATGGCAGAACTTCGATTCCGCCCTGAGCACCGCGCCGTTGCTGCGCTTCCTGCTCAACGGACTGATCGTCTGCGGCGGAATTCTCATCGTCCAGCTGCTGGTCGCAATTCCCTGCGCCTACGCGCTCGCCAAGCTGAAATTTCCGGGACGCCCGGTCCTCTTCTCGCTGGTCCTGCTCGGGCTCTGCATTCCGGTCCAGGCGCCCTCGCTCCCGCTCTACATCGCGTTCGCCGAGCTCGGCATTCTCAACACCTACCTCTCGATGATGATGCCGTTCTTCCTGTCGGTCTTCGCGATCTTCCTGTTCCGGCAGTTCTTCAAATCCTATCCGGACGAGATCATCCAAGCGGCGCGGCTCGATGGCGTCGGCGAATTCGAAATCGTCTGGCGCATCGTCGTGCCGAGCGCCTGGCCCGCCATTGCGGCGTTCTCGATCTTCTCGGTCGTGGCGCACTGGAACGACCTCTATTGGCCGCTCATCGTCGTCTCCGACACCAAGCTCGCAACACCACCGCTCGGCATGATGTATTTCGCCGATTCCGAGCTGGGCTCGAATTACGGCGCGCTGGCCGCCGGTGCCACCATCATCACCGCGCCGCTGGTGATCGCGTTCCTGATCGCGCGGCGGCATTTCATCGCCGGCATCACGATGACCGGAATCAAGTGACGTCAACCACTGCCAGGGGAGACACTGTCATGCTGCATCGCCGAGACCTCCTGAAGAGCGCCGCCGCCGTCGGGAGCACCGCGGTTTCAAGCCCGTTTCTGGCGCGCTCCGCACAGGCGCACGAAGTGACGCTGGACGTCCTCTATGCCTTCCCCGCCTTCGCGAAATTCCACGAGCCGATCGCCCAGGAATTCATGAAGCAGCGATCGGGCATCAAGGTCCAGTTCCGGGCCCCGGCGGCGAGCTATGACGAAGGTCATCAAACAATGCTGCGGCAGGCCGTCACCAACCAGCTCCCCGACGTCTATTATTCGGGTTACCATCTGCTCGCGGAGCTCGTGCGCACACTGGTGAAACGCAACCAGATCACGGAAGTCGCGCCCTTGCTGCAGAAGGAGGATGCCGCCTGGCGCAAGGCCAACTACTCCGACGGAATCCTGGCGCTCGGCGCGGTCGACGGCAATATCTACGGTCTCGCGTTCAATGCATCCCTGCCGGTCATCTATTTCAACACGCAGCTCGTGAAAGCGGCCGGCGGCGATCCCGACAAGATGCCCGACAATTGGCCCGGCATGATCGACCTGGCGGCCAACATCAAGGCCAAGGGCACCGATGTCGCCGGCATCGCCTACAACATCCATGATTGGCCGGACGACTGGCTGTTCCGCTCCCTGATCCTGCAGGGCGGCGGCCAGATGCTCGACGCATCGGAAACCGCTGCCGGTTTCGGCAACGAGACCGGGCTCAAGGCGCTCAGCCATTGCCGCAGATTCGTCGCTGACGCCAAGATGCCATTGATCGATTGGGATTCCTCGCGCCAGCAGTTCATCGCCGGGAAGATCGGCATCTTCGCGGACACGCCGGCCCGGCTGCGCCAGGTCACCGACCTGATCGGCGACAAGTTCACATTGCGAACCTGCACGTTCCCGATCGACGACAAGCAGAAGGGCGGACTGCCGACCGGCGGCAACGCGGCGATCATCACGGCAAGGGACGCCGCAAAGCAGCAGGCCGCCTGGGAGTTCCTGAAGTTCGTGAGCGGACCTGAAGCGCAGAAGATCGTGGTCGAGACCACGGGCTACATGCCGACCAATCTGCGCGCCTCGGGGCCCGAATTCCTGGCCCCGTTCTACGAAAAGAACCCGAACTTCCGCACCGTTTCGCAGCAGATCGAGCGCGCGAAGCCTTGGCAGGGTTACCCCGGCGGGCAGTCCGTGAAGATATGGCGCACCCAGCGCGAGACTGTCCACGCCGTGATGCGCGGCGAGACCACCCCCGAGGCCGGGCTCGATCGCATGGTCAGGGAAAGCAACGCCTTGATGAAGAGCTCTTAAGTACTGGATCATCGATTGCCGCAACGGCCACGTGCCGGCCGCAACGCTTCAGGAGACGGAATTACGTGTTCATCATTGCCCAGCTGAGCGATCTCCATGTGCGATCGCGCGGCAAGCTCGCTTACGGCCACGTCGATACCAACGCGATGTTTCACGACGCCATCGACGCGGTTGTGATGCTGGACCCGCGGCCTGATTGTGTCGTAGTCAGCGGCGACCTTACGGATAGCGGGCTCGCGGAGGAATACGGGATCGTCGACGCCGGCCTCGCCAGGCTGCCGATGCCTGTGTTCGTCATTCCCGGCAACCACGATAACCGCGAACAGCTCGTCCGCTCGCTCCGGCCACGCCACCATTATCTGCCGCCCGATGGCTTCATCAACTTCGTCGTGGACGATTTCCCGCTGCGGCTGATGTTCCTCGACAGCGTCGAAGCAGGACAAGGCCACGGGACCTTCTGCGCGACGCGACAGCAATGGTTGCGCGACGCACTGGCGGCCGGGGGCGGCAAGCCGACGCTCGTGATCATTCATCACCCACCGTTCCTGGTCGGAGCCGACGGGATGGACGAGCTGCGCCTCATCGGGGCCGATCCGCTCGACGCAATTATCAAGGACCATCCCGAAATCGAACGCGTGCTGTGCGGCCACTACCATCGCTCGATCACGACGCGCTATGCGGGCACGGTGGGCTATGTCGCCCCCGGCACGGCACATCAAGTGGCGCTCGACCTGCGACCCGGGCGCGCCAACCGCTTCATCATGGAGCCGCCCGGATTTGCCTTGCATTGCTGGCAGCCGGACATGGGCGTCAGCAGCCACGTGGTCCCGATCGGAAACTACGGGTGCTCGCTCGAATTCGTATCCGATCGCCAGCCCAGGACGGATCGAGATGACGGCCTTTCGACCCTGCTGGCCCGCGCGGACACGGTCGTCGACGAGGCCGCAGCCAAGCTGGTCGCGATGCAATTCTCGCCCCTGCACACCGAGCGCAAGGAAGGGCTCGACATCGTCACCGAGGCGGACCTCGCCTCCGAGGCGATCGTCGTCGCCGGCCTGAAGCGCCTGACGCCGGATGCCGGCATCCTGGCCGAGGAGAGCGGCGCAAGCCCGGGAGATCACGCCGCGCGCTGGATCATCGATCCGCTCGACGGGACGATCAACTACGCGCGCGGGCTGCCGTGGTTTTCCGTCACGGTCGCCTACGAGGTCGGCGGCGAGACCAAACTTGGCCTGATCGACGCGCCGAAGATTGGATTGAAGGCGCGCTACCTCGCCGGGGAAGGCGCGACGATCGACGGCGTGCCGGCCCGCGTCTCCTCGACGCGTTCGCTGTCGGATGCGGTCATCTCCGTGATCCTGACCTCGCATTTCACGCCCGAGGAAGTCCGGCGGACGGCGCGTGTCATCGAACTGCTCGGCGAGGTGGTGCGCGGCGTGCGTATCGTCGTTTCGGGCGCCCTTGAGACGGCGATGGTGGCCTCGGGCCGCCTCGACGGCTTTGTCTCGCTGAAGGCCGACATCGTCTCGCACGCGGCCGCGATGCCAATGGTGTGGGCCGGCGGCGGCAAGGTCACGACGCTGACTGGACGGCCGTGCCGCAACGAAGATCTCGACAAGATCACCTCCAACGGATTGATCCACGACGAGTTGCTGGCGCTTCTGCGCCAGGCGCTGCAATGACGGAACGCTATCGCGGAAACAGCTTGTCGCGGATGTAGCGAGAGGTCGGGGTCAATCTGGCGCCGCGCGGCTTCCGCCAAACCGCGCGGTCGATCTCCTTCTTGTCGCCGACCTTCAGGCGCCCCGACACCTTCTTGGCCAGGAAGATCGCATCACTCATCCGCCGGCCGGTTCCGCCCTTCTTCGCCTTCACTTCCTTCCAGAGCTTCAACGGCCCGAGCTTCAGCTTGGGCAACTCCTCCTTGATCTCGCGTCGAAGGCAGCGCCTGTCGCTCTCGCCTGCCCGCCGTCTTCCCCCCGGAAACATCCAGAGCCCGTCGCGCCTGCGCCTCACCATCAGGACGCGGCCCTTTCTCGCGACGACGAGTTTGGATGATTTCGCCATGGCCTTACGGGCAGATGATCGCCTTGATGATTCCGTCGCGCCGCGCGACCTGCTGCTCGAACGCGGCAGGCGTCTGGTCGAGCGAGAAGCTATGGGTCGCCAGCGGCGCGAGCTTGACCTGCCCAGACTGCGCGAGGGCGATGGCGCGCGGATAGACCTCAGGCATGCGGCGTGAAAACTTGATCGACAACCCCTTCCGGCGCGACTCCGCGCCGCTGAGGACATACTGGTTGTTCTCGGGAATGCCGACCAGAACGACCCGGCCGCCGATGCGCGCACAGCGTGCGGCATGCTCGAAGCCGTGCGAGGAGTCGGTCGCTTCGATGACGAGATCGACGCCGCGGCCTTCGGTGGCTTCACCGACCTCGGCGAAGCTGCGGCAGGCAACATCCGCACCGAGGTCGCACGCCAGTGCCGTGCGCTGCTCGACGGGGTCGATCGCGATGATCTTGCCGCTACCCGCGAGCCGCGCCAGCTGCACCAGCAGCAGTCCCACCGGCCCGCAGCCGAGCACCGCCACGGTCTCCTGAAGCCGCGGTCGCGCCAGATCCATGGCATGGATCGCGACACCGAGCGTCTCCAGGATCGCCGCGCCGGCGGGATCGATGCTGTCAGGCACCATATGCACGGCGGATTTCGGCACGCAGACGAATTCGGCCATTGCCCCGTTGTGAGGCGCGTAGCCCAGAAATTTTACATTTGGGCAGAGATTGGTGTGACCGCGGTGGCACCATTCGCAATGGCCGCAGGGAATGGACGGATCGACCGCCACCAGCGCCTCGGCCGAGAACCCCGCCTTGCGGGCCGAGTCCGGCGTCAGGACGCCGGAGAATTCATGTCCCAGGACGAACGGCCTGACTTGCGTCGGGCCCGTCGTTCCGCCCTCAAGATAGGAGTGCAGGTCGCTGCCGCAGACACCGACCGCCTTGACGCGAATGATGAGCTCGTCATCCGCGAGCGGCCTCGGCTCGGGAATATCGAGGACGCGGATATCACGAATGTCCTGGAGCACCGCAGCGCGCATGTCGAAGCATTCCCTCTGAGTAATTGTCTCCGTTATATTACATATGTAATCATCAGGTGACAAATGCTTTCCACTGGCTCACGGCGCACGTGCGTGGCCATCGCGCTCCCGGTACCGAAGGCGCGCTCCCCTCTACGCTACGGAAATGCCGCTATTTCTGCTTGTCGAACAGCTTCAGCGCGGCGACGGCGGTGTTCTCGTCCGTCACCAGCACCTTGCCGATCCGGCCGCGCAACACCGCCGCGATGATCGGGGCCTTGTTCAGCCCCCCGGCGATCAGCATCGAGGTCGGCACGCGCGCCAGCTTTTCCAGCGGCATCGCAATGGCGCGACTGTTGATGCCGTGATCGATGGGCCGGCCGGCCTTGTCGAGGAATTGCGCCAGCACGTCGCCGACGGCGCCCGCCGCCCGCAGCTGCTCGGCACGCACGTCCGGCGGCAGTCCATGCCGCATCAAGAGCGAGCGCGGCGTCAAATCTCCCATGCTGAGCAGCGCCAGATCGATCTTCTCGACGCTGTTCAGCACCTCCTGATAGACCTCCTGGGCCAGGAAGGTGTCGCGGGAGCGGCGGCTGCTGACGAAAATCGGCGCCGCCAGATAGCTGCACTGGGCGTGCAGCCGGTGCGCGAGCTCGCCAGCGATTTCGAAGGTGTTGAGCTCCAGCCCGCGCGACAGGCCGCCCATCATCGAGACGATCGAGAGATCAGGATAGTCCGCCGGCGTGACGTAACGGATAGTCTCGCGCAAGGTCGCCCCCCAGCCGATCCCGATGATGCGCGGGCGCTTCTGCTCGAGGAATTTGGACAAATAGGCTCCCGCCGCCATCCCGATCAGGCTGCCGGTCTGCTCGGGATTCTCCGGGCTCGGAATGACGACGACATCCTCGAGGCCGCATTCGCGGCGCAGGCGGTGCTCCAGTTCCGTGCAACTCGCAAAGGCGGAGTTGAGGCGGATATTGACGATGCCGGTCTGCCGGGCATCCGAAAGCATGCGGTTGACGCGGGCGCGGGTCAGCCCCAGCCGCTCGCCGATCTCGGCCTGGGTCAGATTCTCCATGTAGTAGAGCCAGGCGACCCGCAGGATGGTTTGATCAGTCACGGCGCAGTCCCCAGCAGCGGCCTCGAAACAAGGTCGGACGTCGGAGCATTTGAGGCGATCTTTCGTTGGCCGTCAAATCGGCGCCCTGCGGAGATCGTCATGCGGCCTTCGCGCCCGGCACGCCGTCCTCGACTACGAAGCTCGTCAGCCGCTGCACGGCGCTGCCGGCGTCCTTGACGTGGTCGAGGGCCTCGAATCCCACGGTGCAATGCCGGGCGTCGAGCTCGACCGTCGCATAGCCGCGCTTGTCGCCACGCGCATAGATGAGGTGCGGATTCTCCGCCAGCGCCTTGCGGACTCCGGCTTCGCTCGGCCCGTCCGAGGTGATCGAGGTGCCGACGAACTCGGTCGCAATGGTCGGCCCGTCCGGCCGGGCGAAGTCCTGCTTCAGATCGGCGGTGAAGAAGGCGTGGCGGTCGCCGCCGATCACGATCGGATTGCGCCGTCGCTGCGCCACGAGCGAATCAAGTAGCCGGCGGCGGGCATTGGGATAGCCGTCCCAGCCGTCCATCCAGAAACGCGCGCCGTCATCCCCTTCCCGCTTGTCCTGTGCCATCAAGGTCTGCTGCGCGACGATGGTCCATCGGCCGCGGCAGTCGCGCAGGCGCGCATCGAGCCATCGTTCCTGTTCGCGGCCCAGCATCGTTCGCGCTTCGTCCGTCCGGTCCGCGCAGTCCGTCACCCAAGTCGGCCGTCCGCCTCCGACACAGGCCGACGCCGAGCGATATTGCCGGTCGTCGAGCAGCAGCACGTCGAGCATCTCGCCGAAACGATAGTGCTCGTAGATCGTGGCCTCGGCCCCCCGTGGCTGCGCCGAGGGCGGCAACGGCATGTGCTCGTAATAGGCCTGATAGGCTGCCGCACGGATCTTCAGGAACTGAGCGGCATCGCCCACCGTGTAGGAACGATCATTGGCATAATCGTCCATCACCTCGTGGTCGTCCCAGACCGACAGCCAGGGAAAGGCGGCGTGCGCCGCCTGCAGATCGCGATCGCCCTTGTAGAGCGCGTAGCGGTTGCGGAATTCATCGAGTGTCGTCGGAATTCCGACGACGTGCTGGCGGACGTGGCGCGATCCCCAGGACTTCTCATAGATGTAGTCACCGAGATGCACGACGAGGTCGAGATCGCGCGCGGCCATGTCGCGATAGGCTGCAAAATAGCCCTGCTCGTATTGCTGGCACGATGCGAAAGCAAAGCGGAAAGGCCGTTCCGACCCCGCCGGCGCGGTGCGCGTTCGTCCGACCGGGCTGAACGCCGGACCGGCGCGGAAGCGGTACCAATAGACGCGATCCGGCAGCAAGCCCGTCGCCTCGGCATGCACCGAATGCGCAAGCTCGGCGCTCGTCCGCACGATGCCGTGGGAGGCGATGCGCGCGAACGCCTCATCCTCCGCGACCTGCCATTCGACCTCGACCGGTGCATCCCTCATGCCGCCGCCGTCGAGCGGTTGCGGCGCAAGGCGGGTCCACAGGATGACGCGATCCTGCCGCGGGCATCCGGAGGCAATCCCGAGCGTGAATGGATCTGCGCTGAATGAGACCGGCGCTCCCCGCACAAACCCGGCGGGCGCGGCCAAGGCGGCGCTCGCCAGCGATCCTACGAGAAAGCGACGGCGCGGAATCATGGGCGGGCCGGCATCGTTTCGAGCTGGCGGCGAATGCTCACGGCGAGATCCGGCCGATCGGTCGTGATCTGCCGCACCGGCTGGGCAAGCCAGTAAGCGATATCTTCCGGCTCGTTGGTCACCCATGCACCGAGCCGCTCGGGGCCGAGCAGCCTGAGGGCGACCGGCAACGCGAGCCCCAGGAGCGATTTTTCGACCGCTACGATGCAGCCGGGAATGCCAGCCAATTGCGTCAGCGCTGGCTCTAGTCCGCCCATCATCTCTGCCGAACGACGGTCGAGCGAAACGAGCACCCGCGCCTCCGGCCACAGCCGCCGCACGGTCTCGATCACGCCGGGCACGAAGCAGGTGATGACGGCACGACGCTCCAGGCCCCGGCGCTTGATCTGCTCGATCAGCCGCGCCTCGAGTCCTGAATAGGCACTTCCAAGCGCATCCGTCTTGATCTCGATGTGGAGCTCGAGCGTGGTTTCGCTGAACACGTCGAGCACCTCGTCCAGGGTCGGAATGAACTCATCGCCGGCATCGCGAAGACGCGTTGCCGTCAATTGTCGCAGGCTGCGCTCGCCGACCGGCCCGCTCTCGAATGTGGTGCGGTCGAGCAGCGGATCGTGGATCACGACCACACCGCCGTCCGCGCTCTGATGGACGTCGAACTCGACCGCATCGACGCCCTGCTTGCACAGGTTGCGGAAACCCGTCAGGCTGTTCTCCGGCCAGAGATTGCGTCCGCCGCGATGCCCGGCGATAAAAACCATGATCAGTCCCTATTTGCTGCTGTCGACGAGACCCTTGATGAACCAGCGCTGCAACAATAGGACGACCAGCACCGGCGGCAACATCGTGAGGAGCGCACCACTCATGGCGATGTTCCAGGCCGGCTCGCTGTCGGAACGCGGGATCAGGCCCTTCAACGCAATGACCGCCGTTGCCATGTCCTTGTCGGTCGTGAACAGCAACGGCCAGAGATACTGATTCCAGCCGAACAGGAACAGGATGATGGCGAGCGCCACCATGTTCGGGACGGACAGCGGCAGCAGGATGCTCCAGAAGAAGTGCAGCGGCGAGGCGCCGTCGAGCCTCGCCGCCTCGCACAGCTCCTCCGGGATCGTCAGGAAGAACTGGCGGAAAAGGAAGGTGGCGGTGGCGGAGGCGATCAGCGGCAGGATCAACCCGGGATAGGTATTGACCATGTTCCATTCCAGCGCGATCGCGACCTCATGCCCGCTGATCCAGCGCCAGAGATCGGCGACATGCAGCTTGTCCAGGAGCCATTGCAGCGGCAGCGCCGCATTTGCCACGGCTTCGAAGGTTGGCACGATCCGGACCTCGATCGGCAGCATCAGCGACATGAAAATGAGCCAGAATGCCAGCATCCTGTAGCGAAACCGGAAGTAGGTGATGGCGAAGGCCGAGAGCAGCGATACCGCGATCTTGCCGGCAGTGATGCCGAGCGCCACGATGATCGAATTGGTGAAGGTGCGGCTGAAATTGCCCTTGCTCCAGGCCAGTTGCAGATTGTCGAAGAACTGGCCTCCCGGCAGCCATGGCAGCGGCACCTTCTGCACCTCGGCCACCGTGAGCGAGCCGGCCACGAACGCGAAATACAGCGGTATGCAGACCGTGAGCGCGCCCGCGATCAGGATCGCGTGACAGAGCACGTTGAGGACCGGTGAGCGTTCCACCATGCGGCTAGACCCCGTAATTGACCTTGCGATCGAAGTAGCGGAATTGCAGCAGCGTGCAGATCAGCGCAAAGCTCATCAAGAGAACCGACTGTGCCGCCGAAGAGCCGAGATCGAGATTGACGAAGCCGTCGACGAAGACCTTGTAGACCAGAATGTTGGTCGCACCGGCCGGGCCGCCTTTGGTCACGGCATCGATGATGGCGAAGGTTTCGAAGAAGCCATAGATGAAGTTCATCACCGTGAGGAAGAAGATGGTAGGCCCGAGCATCGGCAGCGCGATCGAAACGAAGCGGCGGATCAGTCCCGCGCCGTCCACGGCGGCCGCCTCCATCAGCGATACCGGCACTGCGAGCAGACCGACCACCAGGAAGATATAATCGTAGCAGATGTGCTTCCATGACGCGGCCAGCGTCACCAGAATCAGCGCATCGGTGGGATTGAGGTTGGGGTCCCACACAATGCCGAGCCGGTGCAGCACCTGCGCCAGCGGGCCGACCGCCGGATTGAACAGGAAGGCCCACAGGATGCCGGCGATCGCAGGCGCAATGGCATAAGGCAGCAGGATCATGGTGCGATAGACCGAGCGGCCGCGCACGATCCTGTCGGTGGCGAAGGCCAGCACCAGGGCGCTGCCCAAGGTGAGCACGTTCTGCGCCACCGTGAACCAGAACGTCATCGCGATCGATTGGCGGTAATCGCTGCTCGCGAGCAGCGTCCTGAAATTGTCGAACCAGACGAACTGGACGCTGGTTCCGAAGGGATCGCTGAGCAGAACGGACTGCATCAGCGCCCGCAGCGACGGAATGAAGAAGAAGAACAGCAGGATCAGCAATTGCGGCAGCAACAGCAGCGTCGGCAGGCCGGGACCGTCGCCGAAATTGGCCCGCTTCAGTCCGGCCTCCTCGCGCCGCTGCGTCTTTCCGGACCTGCGCGAGCTGCCAGCGGCTGCCGACGGCACGCCGCCCCCGTGCCTTGGTTGAAGCACAGGGGCGCGCGCGTCACGCCACGGGATGGACAGGCGCAGCGTCATGGACGCTCGGTTTCCGGAGTCTTCCCGGCATTCAGCTTTTCGAACTGCCGCAGGATCTCGTTACCCCGCTTGACTGCGTCATCCATGGCCTGCTGCGGCTGCTTCTGGCCGGCGAACACCGCCTCGACCTCCTGGCGCTGGGCCAACATCGTCTGCACGAAGTTGCCGAAGCGAAAGCCGCGCGAGTTCTCGTTCGGCGTGCCGCGCGAGAGCTGCAGCACCGCGATCTCCCTGGTCGGATGATCCTTGTAATAGCCCCGCTCCCGTGCGAGCGCATAGGCGCGGTTGGTGGCGGGAACATAGCCGGTTGCGCCATGCCACCAGACCTGGGTTTCCGGCTGCGCGACGAAATCCAGAAAGGCCGCGACGGCCTCGTATCGCTCGGGCGTGTGGCCCTTCATGACCCAGATGGCCCCGCCCCCGATGGTGCTGTTGAGCGGCGGATCGATGTCGCTCTCGTGCGGCAGGAAGGTGGCGCTCCAGTTGATGGTCGCATTGCGCTCGATGTTGCCGTGCGATGCGGTCGAATTCACGAAGGTCGAACACCGGCCCGACGTGAACAATTGTTCGGGACTGAAGCCCTGGCCTGCGATCTGCATCACCCCGTCATCAAGCCATTTCTTGAGCCGCGCGACTTGTGACACCACCTTCGTCTTGTTGTAGACGAATTCGGTGCCGAGCCCGTCGAATCCGTTTGCCAAAGTGCCGTAGGGCTGATTGTTGATGGCGCTGTAGTTCTCGAGCAGGCTCCAGTAGAAATCGCCGGGCAGCACCGTGCCGCACTCGCTGATCCCCTTGGACTTAATGGCATAGAGCTGCTTCTCCAGCTCCTGCCAAGTCTCGGCCGGCTTGTCGAAACCGGCCTTCTGGAAGTGATCCTTGTTGTACCAGAAGATCGGCGTCGACGAGTTGAAGGGCATCGCGGACATTCGGCCCTTGTAGCTCCAGAAGCTTGCCACAGGTTTGATGAAGTCCGAGAAGTCGATCTTGTAACCCTTTTGCTCCACCAAATCCTGCACGGGGACAATGGCTCCTGAGAGCAACATCGTCATGTAACCGCGTTCGGCGATCTGCACCATTTCGGGCGGCCGCTTGGCGCGATAGGCGGCGATCACCCCGTTCGTCACCTCATCATAGTTCCCCTTGGCGACGGCGACGACCGTGTACTTGTCCTGCGACTTGTTAAATTTCTCGACCAGCTCATTGAGTCGGTCGCCGAGGACGCCACTCATGGCGTGCCACCACTGGACCTCGACCCGCGCCTGCGCCGGACCAACCAATGCCAGCGCGCCGAACAAGGCCGCAATGAATGCGACTTTCCTACCCATGGCAGCCCTCCCTCGCCGGGCCAAAAGGCCCGATCTATACATTTGTATTCCTATCATGACATATGTGTCGACATGATGAAAGTGGGCGTACGCCCTCTCCTTCGGAGTGCCGGCGTCGGAGGTCAGCAGTGCCAAACGGATCCAGTTTGCAAAGGGAGCTACGACGCGTATCGAATTGCCCGGCCGACCTTCTGCAGGGCTTCGAAGGTTCCAAAGCGCCGGTCGGCCCAAGGAGCCAGGGCAACCTGGGGCCGATGGATCTCTCCCAAGACCGACATCTCCTGCATCGCCTCGCCGAGATTGGAATGGTCGCCGGAGGCAACCGATCCCAGCATCGCGGAGCCGAGCAGGACGGCCTCCGGGGACGCCGACGCGGCGACCGTCAGCCCCGTCATATCGGCGAGCACCTGTCGCACGAGGCGGCTCCTCCCGGCACCGCCGCTGACCACGATGGTATCGACCGCAATGCCCTTGTTCTGCTGGGCGCGAACGATCTGCCTCGCCCCGCAGCCGAGACCGCACAGCCCGGCAAGATAAAGCGACAGCAGACTCTCCAGATCCGAGCGCATATCGAGCCCGGCGATCAGTGCACGCGCGTCAGGATCCGCGAACGGCGCGCGATTGCCGAGGAATTCGGGGACGACATGAACCTCGCCGACCAACTGCGGAATCATTCCGGCACCGCCGCGGGATTCGCTTTCGGAGGCCAGCCAATCGGCAAGCGTCTGCTGCTTCTGGCGTGCAGCCTGCGTCGCTTGCGCGGAATGCGGATGCATCTGCAACAGATGCTCGATAGCAGCGCCGGCGGCGGACTGCCCCCCTTCATTGAGCCAGAGCCCGGGTACCATGGCCGAGAAATAGGGTCCCCACACGCCGGGGACGAAGGACGGAGCCGACGTGGTCGTCATGGTACAGGCGGAGGTTCCGAACACATAGGCCATGCGCGTCAGCACCGTGCCCGCCGTACCGCGCGCGCCCACCGTTCCGACGCCGCCAGCATGGGCGTCGATAAGGCCGGCGGCGACCGCCGTACCCGCAATGAGGCCGAGATCGGCCGCGGCCTTCGCCGTCAGGCCCGCCGCCAATCTCGTTCCCCCGGGCACGATCTCGGTGCCGATCCTGCGAAACTGCTCGTCCGCGAGCACGCCGAGGCCGACCTTGCGGAAGAATTGATCGTCCCAACGGTTTTCGTGACCCAGATAGGTCCACTTGCATGTCACGGTACATGTGGAGCGAGACAGGCTCCCTGTCGCCCGCCAGGTGAGAAAGTCGGTCAAGTCCATGAACTGCCACGCATGGCAGAACGTGTCTGGCATGTTTTCGGCGAGCCACAACAGTTTCGGCGTCTCCATCTCAGGTGAGATCATTCCGCCGACATAGTCGAGA encodes:
- a CDS encoding alkaline phosphatase D family protein; this translates as MAAPAGFVRGAPVSFSADPFTLGIASGCPRQDRVILWTRLAPQPLDGGGMRDAPVEVEWQVAEDEAFARIASHGIVRTSAELAHSVHAEATGLLPDRVYWYRFRAGPAFSPVGRTRTAPAGSERPFRFAFASCQQYEQGYFAAYRDMAARDLDLVVHLGDYIYEKSWGSRHVRQHVVGIPTTLDEFRNRYALYKGDRDLQAAHAAFPWLSVWDDHEVMDDYANDRSYTVGDAAQFLKIRAAAYQAYYEHMPLPPSAQPRGAEATIYEHYRFGEMLDVLLLDDRQYRSASACVGGGRPTWVTDCADRTDEARTMLGREQERWLDARLRDCRGRWTIVAQQTLMAQDKREGDDGARFWMDGWDGYPNARRRLLDSLVAQRRRNPIVIGGDRHAFFTADLKQDFARPDGPTIATEFVGTSITSDGPSEAGVRKALAENPHLIYARGDKRGYATVELDARHCTVGFEALDHVKDAGSAVQRLTSFVVEDGVPGAKAA
- a CDS encoding glycerophosphodiester phosphodiesterase family protein, whose product is MVFIAGHRGGRNLWPENSLTGFRNLCKQGVDAVEFDVHQSADGGVVVIHDPLLDRTTFESGPVGERSLRQLTATRLRDAGDEFIPTLDEVLDVFSETTLELHIEIKTDALGSAYSGLEARLIEQIKRRGLERRAVITCFVPGVIETVRRLWPEARVLVSLDRRSAEMMGGLEPALTQLAGIPGCIVAVEKSLLGLALPVALRLLGPERLGAWVTNEPEDIAYWLAQPVRQITTDRPDLAVSIRRQLETMPARP
- a CDS encoding ABC transporter permease subunit; this encodes MVERSPVLNVLCHAILIAGALTVCIPLYFAFVAGSLTVAEVQKVPLPWLPGGQFFDNLQLAWSKGNFSRTFTNSIIVALGITAGKIAVSLLSAFAITYFRFRYRMLAFWLIFMSLMLPIEVRIVPTFEAVANAALPLQWLLDKLHVADLWRWISGHEVAIALEWNMVNTYPGLILPLIASATATFLFRQFFLTIPEELCEAARLDGASPLHFFWSILLPLSVPNMVALAIILFLFGWNQYLWPLLFTTDKDMATAVIALKGLIPRSDSEPAWNIAMSGALLTMLPPVLVVLLLQRWFIKGLVDSSK
- a CDS encoding ABC transporter permease subunit, translating into MTLRLSIPWRDARAPVLQPRHGGGVPSAAAGSSRRSGKTQRREEAGLKRANFGDGPGLPTLLLLPQLLILLFFFFIPSLRALMQSVLLSDPFGTSVQFVWFDNFRTLLASSDYRQSIAMTFWFTVAQNVLTLGSALVLAFATDRIVRGRSVYRTMILLPYAIAPAIAGILWAFLFNPAVGPLAQVLHRLGIVWDPNLNPTDALILVTLAASWKHICYDYIFLVVGLLAVPVSLMEAAAVDGAGLIRRFVSIALPMLGPTIFFLTVMNFIYGFFETFAIIDAVTKGGPAGATNILVYKVFVDGFVNLDLGSSAAQSVLLMSFALICTLLQFRYFDRKVNYGV
- a CDS encoding extracellular solute-binding protein encodes the protein MGRKVAFIAALFGALALVGPAQARVEVQWWHAMSGVLGDRLNELVEKFNKSQDKYTVVAVAKGNYDEVTNGVIAAYRAKRPPEMVQIAERGYMTMLLSGAIVPVQDLVEQKGYKIDFSDFIKPVASFWSYKGRMSAMPFNSSTPIFWYNKDHFQKAGFDKPAETWQELEKQLYAIKSKGISECGTVLPGDFYWSLLENYSAINNQPYGTLANGFDGLGTEFVYNKTKVVSQVARLKKWLDDGVMQIAGQGFSPEQLFTSGRCSTFVNSTASHGNIERNATINWSATFLPHESDIDPPLNSTIGGGAIWVMKGHTPERYEAVAAFLDFVAQPETQVWWHGATGYVPATNRAYALARERGYYKDHPTREIAVLQLSRGTPNENSRGFRFGNFVQTMLAQRQEVEAVFAGQKQPQQAMDDAVKRGNEILRQFEKLNAGKTPETERP
- a CDS encoding FGGY-family carbohydrate kinase codes for the protein MTKQSDERHFLGIDVGTGSARAGVFDRSGKLLASDSAPIALWREAGDVVEHSSEDIWRAVCRGVRGAVAQAGVAPDSIAGIGFDATCSLVVLGEGGAPLPVGPSGDPARNVIVWMDHRAADQARRINQTGEKVLDYVGGMISPEMETPKLLWLAENMPDTFCHAWQFMDLTDFLTWRATGSLSRSTCTVTCKWTYLGHENRWDDQFFRKVGLGVLADEQFRRIGTEIVPGGTRLAAGLTAKAAADLGLIAGTAVAAGLIDAHAGGVGTVGARGTAGTVLTRMAYVFGTSACTMTTTSAPSFVPGVWGPYFSAMVPGLWLNEGGQSAAGAAIEHLLQMHPHSAQATQAARQKQQTLADWLASESESRGGAGMIPQLVGEVHVVPEFLGNRAPFADPDARALIAGLDMRSDLESLLSLYLAGLCGLGCGARQIVRAQQNKGIAVDTIVVSGGAGRSRLVRQVLADMTGLTVAASASPEAVLLGSAMLGSVASGDHSNLGEAMQEMSVLGEIHRPQVALAPWADRRFGTFEALQKVGRAIRYAS